GACTGGATCGCAGGAATACTTGGAGACGCTGGTTTTCGCGTGTCCCGGCCGGTGGCAGGTCTAGCCACAGCCTTCATGGCTGTGAAGAAGGGCTGCGCTCCTGGGCCCAGGGTGGCGCTTTTCGCCGAGTATGATGCACTTCCGGAACTGGGGCACGGCTGCGGCCACAACTTCATTGCCGCCGCCTCGGTTGGGGCTGCGCTGGCCCTGGCAGGGATGATGGATAACGCTGGGGGCGAGCTCATGGTGCTGGGCTGCCCGGCGGAAGAGGGCTGCGTGGAGGGAGCAGGAGGCAAGGTTATCCTCCTTGAGAAGGGGTGCCTTAGCGGTGTGGATGCCGCCTTGATGGTGCACCCGGGGGCTAAGACCATCGTGGAGGCGACCTCGGCAGAGCGGGTGGCCCTCAGGCTGACGTACCGGGGCAAGGCTGGTCACGCTGGCTCCAGGAATAGCCGTGGAGTCAACGCCTTGGACGCTGCCATTGAAACCTTTAATGCCTGGAAGGAATTGAACCGGGAGATGGGGCAGGATGTCCTCATTCACGGAATCATCTCCAAGGGAGGTGTGAGCCCCAACATCATCCCGGACCTGGCCGAGGTCATGGTCTACCTTAGATCATCCAGCGGTGGTAACCTGCCTGAGCTGGAGACTCGGGCAAGGGCCTGTGCCACCCGGGCGGCACGGGCTGCTGGAGCTAGAGTGGAGTTTGCCTACTGCGCTCGTACCTACCTCTGCATGAGGACCAACGTGCCCCTGGCTATGGCTTTCAGCAGCAACCTGCAAAACCTGAAGGTTAAGATCCATGACCATGCTGGGGCCTCCATGGGTTCGACCGATATGGGAAACGTAAGCCAGAAAGTTCCCTCGGTCCATGCCTACCTGTCGCTGGGGGGGCGGGTTCCCCCAGCCCATACCCGTGAGTTCGGCGCCGCCACTCTCCGCCCAGGCGGGCTCAGGGCAACCGTAACCGCGGCAAAAGCGCTGGCCCTCACGGCCTGGGACGTGCTGGTGATACCCGAACTGGTTAAGGAGATCCGCATGTTTCATAAATCCCGCCGCTAAGCCTCGCTTCTTCTCGACCCGTGTGGCTAGCCCTCAGTCAACCAGGACGAAGACCACGCTAGACAGGGCCTCCTCGGGGTCGAAGTCTCCCGGCAGGCCACGGGTTCGCACGACCTCGTAGCCGATAATGACGAACTTCTCAGGACCTTGAAAGGCAGCCTTAACCGCGACATCATAAAGGCCGGCGGGTTGCCCCGGCCGCACGGTGAATGAGGCAGTCCAGGAATTGGTGTAGGATGGGATAG
Above is a genomic segment from Bacillota bacterium containing:
- a CDS encoding amidohydrolase; this encodes MDIDRAGIVQGVEVRRDLIWDLSRRIYQHPEMGYSETLASDWIAGILGDAGFRVSRPVAGLATAFMAVKKGCAPGPRVALFAEYDALPELGHGCGHNFIAAASVGAALALAGMMDNAGGELMVLGCPAEEGCVEGAGGKVILLEKGCLSGVDAALMVHPGAKTIVEATSAERVALRLTYRGKAGHAGSRNSRGVNALDAAIETFNAWKELNREMGQDVLIHGIISKGGVSPNIIPDLAEVMVYLRSSSGGNLPELETRARACATRAARAAGARVEFAYCARTYLCMRTNVPLAMAFSSNLQNLKVKIHDHAGASMGSTDMGNVSQKVPSVHAYLSLGGRVPPAHTREFGAATLRPGGLRATVTAAKALALTAWDVLVIPELVKEIRMFHKSRR